From Strongyloides ratti genome assembly S_ratti_ED321, scaffold srae_scaffold0000001, one genomic window encodes:
- a CDS encoding Solute carrier family 22 member 13, translating to MKFDEILFTHLGEFGKYQSIQFFLLCIPTIFTAMHSLSWTFTAPNIKHRCRLPNEEANSSYWMNPIISKEIPLKEECKNFVNLTDCSYETCHYGLSDSCTNGYIYDKSHVTYSATHRWDIVCDKTIWRAFIQSAYYIGQMIGSIGFGKYGDKYGRKRMYFIALCLQIFAGSYSAFANNLIVFGLLRFLLGISHPGLFMISIIIMMELIGPSKRKLPATIGGMSFSFGEILLGIFAYFFRDYRHLQLIIGLPSIIFLSYYWLVGESIRWLVTKKRYNEADKLLKKGGKINGSQIPNEWWDTLDTDEDTITVNNKTKNYGYLDLFRTPKLCKRSLISFYCWPVVSMIFYGVSMKPDFLGGDPYMTFIIGGFMEIPALLLMFFTVNKIGRKPLLAGGYLVSAGCMVISQILSHYQTHWIVNLILYATVKAAITCVYTTIYTFTPELFPTVIRNSAMGLCSTFSRLGAILASYVSFWLVTEYGNVFMVIPFAILSSIAGILVLLCLPETVGIPLLETIEELENGENKKDLLTTDE from the exons atgaaatttgatGAGATTCTTTTTACTCATCTGGGAGAATTTGGTAAATATCAAagtatacaattttttttattatgtataCCAACAATATTTACAGCTATGCATTCATTATCTTGGACATTTACTGCTccaaatataaaacatag atgtCGTTTACCAAATGAGGAAGCTAATTCATCTTATTGGATGAATCCAATAATTTCAAAAGAAATTCCATTAAAAGAagaatgtaaaaattttgttaatttaactGATTGTTCTTATGAAACTTGCCATTATGGTCTTTCTGATTCATGTACAAATGgatatatttatgataaatcaCACGTAACTTATTCAGCAACTCATAGATGGGATATTGTATGTGATAAAACAATTTGGAGAGCTTTTATTCAATCAGCTTATTATATTGGGCAAATGATTGGTTCAATAGGTTTTGGTAAATATGGAGATAAATATGGAAGAAAAAGAATGTATTTTATAGCATTATGTTTACAAATTTTTGCCGGATCATATTCAGCTTTTgctaataatttaattgtttttggTTTATTAAGATTTTTACTTGGAATTTCTCATCCAGGATTATTTATGAtttcaattataataatgatggAATTAATTGGGCCTTCTAAACGAAAACTTCCTGCAACTATTGGTGGAATGTCATTTTCTTTTGGTGAAATATTACTAGGAATATTtgcttatttttttagagaTTATAGACatttacaattaattattGGTTTAccatcaataatatttttatcatattattgGCTTGTTGGTGAAAGTATAAGATGGTTAGTTACTAAAAAACGTTACAATGAAgctgataaattattaaaaaaaggtgGAAAAATAAATGGATCACAAATTCCAAATGAATGGTGGGATACACTTGATACAGATGAAGATACAATTactgttaataataaaacaaaaaattatggtTATTTAGATTTATTTAGAACACCTAAACTTTGTAAACGttctttaatatcattttattgttGGCCTGTTGTTTCAATGATATTTTATGGTGTATCAATGAAGCCAGATTTTTTAGGTGGTGATCCATACATGACATTTATAATTGGTGGTTTTATGGAAATTCCtgcattattattaatgttttttacTGTTAATAAAATAGGTAGAAAACCACTTTTAGCTGGTGGATATTTAGTATCAGCTGGATGTATGGTTATTTCACAAATTTTATCACACTATCAAACTCATTGGATAGTTAATTTGATTCTTTATGCAACAGTTAAAGCAGCTATAACATGTGTATATACAAcaatttatacatttactCCTGAATTATTCCCAACAGTTATCAGAAATAGTGCCATGGGATTGTGTTCTACTTTTTCAAGACTAGGAGCCATACTTGCATCATATGTATCTTTTTGGTTAGTAACAGAATATGGTAATGTTTTTATGGTTATACCATTTGCAATATTATCTAGTATTGCTGGaattttagtattattatGTCTTCCTGAAACTGTTGGTATACCATTATTAGAAACAATTGAAGAACTTGAGAATggtgaaaataaaaaagatctACTTACAACTgatgaataa
- a CDS encoding Major facilitator superfamily and Major facilitator superfamily domain, general substrate transporter-containing protein: MPPNTTSMTDSPKNIHNKIHKERLSIDNEIKEIKDDDEEETQWKSIYIGGLLAFSSNVQFSIYIATIWPYLQTLDPHVTEEFFGFVLGSYSISNIIFSPLFGWWSNKIKCIKIPLYIGITCQLTGNTLYFILDKLPYYQKEFMFFARVITGVGWSCVSLLRSYAATASTNKDRSRAVSVISGGLAFGVTIGPALNLLFIGLGYPGVHILFNIYFHIYNMPSFLAIIANGCSLLAVKFFFVEKYVGIHKYEAGKKKDSSLTLPKYDKFAVGIAFISRFVQMFIVSSISTLSPIISMMMFNFTKKQTVTVISYAQGFLGFSAFVVYFLFIFIDIGKYGKFRRNIIIGFGLLITFHLLVYPYSFIYNDSPKVSQYNSKIMTNISSSTELTGCDISKFDWCENLPIISPYLYFISYSLCIGIAFPVVNAAMNTLFSRMLGNRRQGTMQGCLQTCAGFGVLVAPIFSAFMYQTFGPKIIFIHQIILGLIVVTLWIIFHHRMVPLKVNNDKENIIEKS, from the exons ATGCCTCCAAATACGACTTCTATGACAGATAGCcctaaaaatattcataataaaatacataaaGAAAGACTTTCAATTGACaatgaaattaaagaaattaaagaTGATGATGAAGAAGAAACACAATggaaaagtatatatattggTGGTCTTTTAGCTTTTAGTTCAAATGTTcaattttctatttatattgCCACTATTTGGCCATATCTACAAACT cttGATCCACATGTAACTGAAGAATTTTTTGGATTTGTTCTTGGTTCTTATtcaatttcaaatattatattttcacCTTTATTTGGATGGTggtcaaataaaataaaatgtattaaaattcCTTTATATATTGGTATAACTTGTCAATTAACAGGaaatacattatattttatattagataaacttccatattatcaaaaagaatttatGTTTTTTGCAAGAGTAATAACAGGTGTAGGATGGTCTTGTGTTTCATTATTACGTTCTTATGCAGCAACTGCTTCTACAAATAAGGATAGAAGTAGAGCTGTTAGTGTCATTAGTGGAGGTTTAGCTTTTGGTGTTACAATTGGTCCAGcattaaatcttttatttattggtCTTGGATATCCTGGTgttcatattttatttaatatttattttcatatttataatatgcCATCATTTTTAGCTATAATAGCAAATGGATGTAGTTTATTAgcagttaaatttttttttgtagaaaaatatgttggtattcataaatatgaagctggtaaaaaaaaagattcaaGTTTAACATTAccaaaatatgataaatttgcTGTTGGAATTGCATTCATATCAAGATTTGTTCAAATGTTTATTGTATCAAGTATATCAACTCTCAGTCCCATTATTTCAATGATGATGTTTAATTTTACCAAAAAACAAACAGTTACAGTTATTTCTTATGCTCAAGGTTTCTTAGGTTTTTCAGCTTTTGTTGtctactttttatttatctttattgaTATAGGAAAATA tggAAAATTTCGTAGGAATATCATTATTGGTTTTGGATTGCTAATTACCTTTCATTTATTAGTATACCCgtattcatttatttataatgattCACCTAAAGTTTCACAatataattcaaaaataatgaCTAATATATCATCTTCAACAGAATTAACTGGATGtgatatatcaaaatttgaTTGGTGTGAAAATCTTCCTATAATTAGTCCTTacctttattttatatcatattcTTTATGTATTGGAATAGCTTTTCCTGTAGTAAATGCAGCAATGAATACACTTTTTTCAAGAATGCTTGGTAATAGAAGACAAGGAACAATGCAAGGATGTTTACAAACATGTGCTGGATTTGGTGTTCTTGTAGCACCAATTTTTAGTGCATTTATGTATCAAACATTTGGtcctaaaataatttttattcatcaAATTATATTAGGATTAATTGTTGTAACATTATGGATAATATTTCATCATAGAATGGTAccattaaaagtaaataatgacaaagaaaatattattgaaaaatcgtaa